A stretch of Geobacter sp. DNA encodes these proteins:
- a CDS encoding DUF448 domain-containing protein, translated as MVRNSPQRSCIGCRQVRDKEDLLRFVLTPERTLVPDIQAKLPGRGAYTCFNKRCLDEAVRRNQFSRTFKGAVSHGTGAELADEVSARLLERISSYIALANKAGKIITGSDMVEEAIRKQKAGLVIIAQDVSSEIGEKIARLAERTSLPCYYILTKDQLGALVGKGLRSAVAIGSGGFVHAITNEIERMRNFFEEGAHE; from the coding sequence ATGGTCCGGAATTCTCCCCAGCGGAGTTGTATCGGCTGTCGACAGGTGAGGGACAAGGAAGATCTGCTCCGTTTCGTGTTGACTCCGGAGAGGACCCTGGTGCCCGATATCCAGGCGAAATTGCCGGGACGAGGCGCATATACCTGTTTCAATAAGAGATGTCTCGACGAAGCAGTGCGAAGGAACCAGTTTTCGAGGACGTTCAAGGGGGCGGTAAGCCACGGAACGGGAGCAGAACTGGCGGACGAAGTGTCGGCACGGCTATTGGAACGTATCTCCTCCTATATCGCGCTTGCAAACAAGGCCGGCAAGATCATAACCGGCAGCGACATGGTGGAAGAGGCGATCAGGAAGCAGAAGGCCGGTCTCGTCATCATAGCGCAGGACGTATCGTCAGAGATAGGCGAGAAGATTGCTCGCCTGGCGGAACGAACATCACTCCCCTGCTATTACATCCTTACCAAGGATCAACTGGGGGCGTTGGTGGGAAAAGGACTCCGCAGCGCCGTTGCAATCGGCTCCGGCGGTTTTGTCCACGCTATCACGAATGAGATTGAACGGATGAGGAACTTCTTTGAGGAAGGGGCGCACGAATGA
- the bioA gene encoding adenosylmethionine--8-amino-7-oxononanoate transaminase, which translates to MRTSPKGLSNCWWSSSSPTCSPHFFSRSSALSKPISTATLQAYDRDHIWHPFTQMREWEASEPPVIVRGEGCWLVDSEDNRLLDGVGSLWTNVHGHAVPEINAAIKDQLDRIEHSTLLGLTNEKAALLAKRLADLAPTELTRVFYSDNGSTAVEIGIKMAFQYWQHRGQPEKQRFISFKNAYHGDTLGAVSVGGIDIFHAVFRPLLFQTIQAPSPYCYRCEICVERNHTRCDLQCLQELERLMEAHAGETAGLVIEPLVQGAGGMIVQPPGFLKQVRELCSRYDILMVADEVAVGFGRTGTMFACQQEAVTPDIMALSKGITGGYLPLAATLATEEVYGAFLGEYSELKTFFHGHTFTGNPLGCAAALASLDLFESTQLLESLPQKIAYLGSRLTELSHRPHVGDVRQSGMIGGIELVRNKDSREPYAWEERVGVQVCLEARKHGLFLRPLGNTIVIFPPLVISLDELAFLMDGIEQSIRSICDQEPSSPFP; encoded by the coding sequence ATGCGGACGAGCCCAAAAGGCTTGTCGAACTGCTGGTGGAGCAGCTCATCCCCCACCTGCTCACCCCATTTCTTCTCAAGGAGCTCGGCTTTGAGTAAACCGATTTCAACCGCCACCCTGCAGGCATACGACCGGGACCACATCTGGCACCCGTTTACCCAGATGCGGGAATGGGAAGCGAGCGAACCGCCGGTCATCGTCCGCGGCGAGGGGTGCTGGCTCGTCGACAGCGAAGACAATCGCCTGCTGGACGGAGTCGGCTCCCTCTGGACAAATGTCCACGGCCATGCGGTTCCCGAGATCAATGCCGCCATCAAGGACCAGCTGGACCGGATCGAGCACTCCACCCTGCTCGGGCTCACCAACGAAAAGGCCGCATTGCTGGCCAAGCGGCTTGCAGATCTGGCACCGACAGAACTCACCAGGGTCTTTTATTCCGACAACGGTTCAACGGCAGTGGAGATCGGCATCAAGATGGCGTTCCAGTACTGGCAGCACCGGGGACAACCGGAAAAACAACGCTTCATCTCCTTCAAAAACGCCTACCACGGCGACACCCTGGGGGCAGTCAGCGTCGGCGGGATCGACATCTTTCACGCCGTGTTCCGGCCGCTTCTGTTCCAGACCATCCAGGCGCCCTCCCCTTACTGCTATCGCTGCGAGATCTGCGTGGAGCGGAATCACACCCGCTGTGATCTTCAGTGCCTGCAGGAATTGGAACGACTCATGGAGGCCCATGCCGGAGAAACTGCCGGGCTGGTGATAGAGCCTCTGGTCCAGGGGGCCGGCGGCATGATTGTCCAACCTCCCGGCTTCCTGAAGCAGGTGCGGGAACTCTGCAGCCGCTACGATATCCTGATGGTCGCCGATGAGGTCGCCGTCGGATTCGGCCGGACAGGGACCATGTTCGCCTGCCAACAGGAGGCTGTGACCCCGGATATCATGGCCCTCTCCAAGGGGATTACCGGCGGATACCTCCCCCTGGCGGCAACCCTGGCCACCGAAGAGGTATATGGCGCTTTTCTGGGAGAGTACAGCGAGCTCAAGACCTTTTTCCATGGGCACACCTTCACCGGCAACCCGCTCGGCTGTGCCGCCGCCCTGGCCAGCCTGGATCTGTTTGAATCCACGCAACTCCTCGAATCCCTTCCCCAAAAGATTGCATACCTTGGCTCGCGGCTCACTGAGCTGTCGCACCGGCCACATGTGGGCGATGTCCGCCAGTCGGGCATGATCGGCGGCATCGAGCTGGTCAGGAACAAGGACTCGCGTGAGCCCTATGCTTGGGAGGAACGTGTCGGCGTACAAGTCTGCCTCGAAGCGAGAAAGCACGGCCTGTTCCTTCGCCCGCTCGGCAATACCATTGTCATCTTCCCCCCCCTGGTCATCTCTCTCGACGAGCTTGCCTTCCTCATGGACGGTATTGAGCAATCGATTCGGTCAATCTGCGATCAGGAACCATCGAGCCCGTTCCCCTGA
- the bioB gene encoding biotin synthase BioB, with the protein MNDKLSEITQRIIAGGAISENEAEQLALRAGTDLFELFLAASRVRDHFLGQSVHLCSIINAKSGRCPENCSFCAQSAHHATGAPEFPLVDEEDIVSAAIKADQEGSDCFGIVTSGSGIGAGAELDRIIRALKRIRQETGITPACSLGIIDRDTALLLKDAGAGTYHHNLETSRSFFPQVCTTHSYDDDVTTVRAVKEAGLRVCCGGILGLGESVNQRIELAFTIRDLGVDSVPLNFLNPIKGTRLGEASFITPLECLQAIALFRLILPDRQISICGGREHNLRDLQSWIFFAGASGTMIGNYLTTSGRSAEQDRIMLQDLNLTLEECHA; encoded by the coding sequence ATGAACGACAAACTTTCCGAAATCACTCAGCGGATCATCGCCGGTGGTGCCATCAGCGAAAACGAGGCAGAGCAGCTCGCTCTACGGGCGGGGACCGATCTGTTCGAACTTTTTCTTGCAGCTTCACGTGTCCGCGACCATTTTCTCGGTCAATCGGTTCATCTCTGTTCCATCATCAATGCCAAATCCGGCCGCTGCCCTGAAAATTGCTCATTCTGTGCCCAGTCGGCCCATCACGCGACCGGTGCCCCCGAATTCCCCCTTGTCGACGAGGAGGATATCGTATCCGCGGCCATAAAGGCCGATCAGGAAGGTTCGGACTGCTTCGGCATCGTAACCAGCGGTTCCGGCATCGGCGCTGGCGCGGAGCTCGACAGGATCATCCGTGCGCTCAAGCGCATCAGGCAGGAAACCGGCATTACCCCTGCCTGCTCGCTAGGTATCATAGATCGCGATACGGCCCTCCTGCTCAAGGATGCCGGTGCCGGCACCTATCATCACAACCTGGAGACGAGCCGGAGTTTTTTCCCCCAGGTCTGCACCACTCACAGCTACGATGACGACGTCACAACCGTGCGGGCGGTAAAAGAGGCCGGCCTGCGCGTCTGCTGCGGCGGCATCCTCGGTCTGGGCGAAAGTGTGAACCAGCGTATCGAACTGGCCTTCACCATCAGGGATCTGGGAGTGGACTCGGTACCGCTCAACTTCCTCAACCCGATCAAGGGGACGCGCTTGGGAGAAGCTTCGTTCATCACCCCCCTGGAGTGCCTCCAGGCCATTGCCCTCTTCCGTCTGATCCTGCCGGACCGGCAGATTTCCATCTGCGGCGGGCGGGAACACAACCTGCGCGACCTGCAATCATGGATCTTTTTTGCCGGCGCCAGCGGCACCATGATCGGCAACTACCTGACGACCTCCGGCAGGTCGGCGGAGCAAGACCGTATCATGCTGCAAGACCTGAATCTAACATTGGAGGAGTGCCATGCCTGA
- a CDS encoding putative motility protein has protein sequence MDCKHSLHFFPIKPIRNAREVDMETTAIAGAAMMMTQAKTQEGISMAALKQAADSQNQVANMLAQQVQQLQPDPSYGFSAYA, from the coding sequence ATGGATTGCAAACATTCCCTTCATTTTTTTCCTATTAAGCCGATAAGGAACGCAAGGGAGGTGGATATGGAAACAACTGCAATTGCCGGGGCAGCCATGATGATGACACAGGCGAAGACCCAGGAAGGAATCAGCATGGCGGCATTGAAACAGGCTGCCGACAGTCAGAACCAAGTTGCTAACATGCTCGCACAGCAGGTACAACAGCTACAGCCTGATCCGAGTTACGGTTTTTCTGCATATGCGTGA
- the nusA gene encoding transcription termination/antitermination protein NusA has translation METNFNLKHTIDQIVKEKAIDKSVIIEALEQAVLTAANKKYRNTRDLEAHFNDDLGEVELFEFVTVVEEVQDSYKEITLDEAREEDPEVEVGDSIGMKLPSSEFSRIAAQTAKQVIIQKVREAERETIFNEFKDRVGELINGLVRRYEKGDLIVDLGRAEAVLTHKELAPREVYRQGDRVKALIMDIRMTTKGPQILLSRTHGGMLVKLFEAEVPEIAEGIVEIMGVVREPGSRAKIAVYSHDSDVDPVGACVGMRGSRVQNVVSELRGEKIDIIPWSEDVARFACNALSPATVTKVYVDEESRSMEIIVADDQLSLAIGKRGQNVRLAAKLTGWKIDMKSESRMAETELMQYASYDGSQDEEIEEAEAASEPVEGDETKPVEEVVE, from the coding sequence GTGGAAACGAACTTCAATCTGAAGCACACCATCGATCAGATCGTCAAAGAGAAGGCCATCGACAAGTCGGTGATCATTGAGGCTCTCGAGCAGGCCGTGCTTACTGCCGCCAACAAAAAATACCGCAATACCCGCGATCTTGAAGCGCATTTCAACGATGATCTGGGCGAGGTGGAACTGTTCGAATTTGTGACGGTCGTTGAAGAGGTGCAGGATTCCTATAAAGAAATCACTCTGGATGAGGCGCGCGAAGAGGATCCGGAGGTCGAAGTCGGCGATTCCATCGGTATGAAGCTTCCTTCCAGCGAGTTTTCCCGGATCGCCGCCCAGACTGCAAAACAGGTCATTATTCAAAAGGTGCGTGAGGCAGAGCGTGAGACGATCTTCAACGAGTTCAAGGACAGGGTCGGAGAGCTGATCAACGGCCTGGTGCGCCGTTACGAAAAAGGGGATCTCATTGTCGACCTGGGACGGGCCGAAGCCGTGCTGACCCACAAAGAGCTGGCTCCTCGCGAGGTTTACCGCCAGGGGGATCGTGTCAAGGCGCTCATCATGGATATCCGCATGACGACCAAAGGCCCGCAGATACTCCTGTCGCGCACCCATGGCGGCATGTTGGTCAAACTGTTCGAGGCCGAAGTACCCGAGATCGCTGAAGGGATCGTGGAGATCATGGGGGTTGTCCGCGAACCGGGAAGCCGCGCCAAGATTGCCGTCTACTCGCATGATTCTGACGTGGACCCGGTAGGTGCCTGTGTCGGCATGCGGGGGAGCAGGGTCCAGAACGTAGTCTCCGAATTGCGTGGAGAGAAGATCGATATCATCCCCTGGTCCGAGGATGTAGCGCGCTTCGCCTGCAATGCGCTTTCGCCTGCAACGGTAACCAAGGTCTATGTAGATGAGGAAAGCCGTTCCATGGAAATCATCGTTGCCGACGATCAGTTGTCGCTTGCCATTGGCAAGCGGGGACAGAATGTCCGCCTGGCAGCCAAACTGACCGGCTGGAAGATCGACATGAAGAGTGAGTCGCGCATGGCTGAAACCGAGCTCATGCAGTATGCCTCCTACGATGGTTCCCAGGATGAGGAGATCGAGGAAGCGGAAGCAGCATCCGAGCCGGTTGAAGGCGATGAGACAAAGCCCGTTGAAGAGGTTGTGGAGTAG
- a CDS encoding choice-of-anchor D domain-containing protein: MIKRALLVWGVICIASMVSASGSGWMSAVHAAVLPQAHDFGPQYINATPATSTFTISNSGTSPLTVQSITLSGTDPGAFSVVSGTCATLTPTIEPGGNCTVLASFVPVVAGTMSATIDIATDDLATPQVSVSLSGTGVLQYYALNVHLLGDGSGVVHSQPLPDLSCSSGICSRPYAFGTVVSLTAQPDLSSLFAGWNGCDNVSGTVCTVSLNRARDVSVSFNRDMSLANYLWMKAGPNAGTISTLAISPVFAADRTIFAGTPGGVFRSTSAGASWTSVNNGLASLSIRHVAVSPGFAVDGTVYAATASGLFVSQDDGSVWSPVGNGITSLDVTAVALSPGFLADQTLYAGTPAGIFRSTDGGRSWSPVTAGVATPSIRAIALSPAYVDDGTLVVATTAGVYLSSNRGETWALVGNGLASSDVLAVAVSPAYVSDATVYAGTALGGVYRFDPPSGEWIVLGPGTLPSRIMALAISPGFATDQTVYAGTESGVYRTTDAGSSWTEHGLLNWGSRSVAALAVSPGFATDQMVYAGTSGSGILLSNDAGSFWFVQNTGMVASQVKAVAYSPAYDSDQTAFAAVTGGVYRTTNRGATWLVSVTGIDDMNLDTVAVSPLYASDSTVFAGGSGGVYRSVNGGVSWSLVKGGIAVRSLALSPAYGSDRIIYAGTAGSGIFRSSNGGDSWDMVNDGLGSQEISTVTFSPAYSTDGTVFAATGSGVYRLANGSGWEPLSAGKVPGGDSQIRCLVVSPDYQHDTTLYAGTAEYGILFTSDGGLTWTPVSSGLTNLDVQSLAISRSFATDRVLFAATAGGVFRTTTAGTVWVPYSNGLDNPDISAIAVSPVYVNDQQVFAGSNGSGISRLVISEPEIAVNPTSVQFGTIALPGASTVQSINLANTGVVDLAISAISLSGADSTQFALSLGSCPSFSPTLTPGTSCTVNLSFVPSAIGSKMAELLIASDAKASPLKSVILSGTAIDPPPIGTIQINAGASVTVSPEVVLALNAFDTYGTVVEMRFSNNGLTWSDWQLYGSSADWTLSLLGGDGSKTVFVQYRDNAANVSQSSQASIILESTAPIAIITAMPAPYYNAAAGFFEFDANEPATFSCQIDEEPWTSCTSPFVFSGRPDGAHSFGVRAIDTVGNLGMTASYSWIIDTITPDTAIDATPPALSRSSSAGFVFSSSESGATFQCKLDTGTWAACLNPYTLTGLPAGSHSIAVRAQDLSGNLDATPASYSWSIDLTPPTTTLTGRPANPTNLASGSFTFSADEPDTSFACSLDGAAWTPCTSPFSVTGLAEGSHLFSIRATDLAGNIETAPLSYSWSVDLTPPISSISGKPANPSPLSNATFTFGANETGATFECSLDGGAWALCTSPTSYPALADVAHTFSVRAHDPAGNSEITPPAYSWSIDTVPPDTSITAKPSNPANSVSATFSFTATEAGGTFQCSIDSGGWLNCASPFTVNGLANGSHTFSVRGADVAGNVDATPASYTWSVDATVSQSVVVQQTGGYFTSISTALGGVPAGSATVLVQSVDFVEDVIVNRCGETITLRGGYLSDFSAQTGMTTLYGSMNVACGTLIVDGFVIR, from the coding sequence ATGATCAAGAGGGCACTGTTAGTGTGGGGAGTCATCTGTATCGCGTCAATGGTCTCTGCATCGGGTTCGGGCTGGATGTCGGCAGTCCATGCTGCTGTCCTTCCCCAGGCCCATGATTTCGGGCCGCAGTATATCAATGCCACACCGGCAACCAGCACCTTCACGATCAGTAATAGCGGGACTTCACCGTTAACGGTTCAATCCATCACCCTTTCAGGAACTGATCCCGGAGCGTTCAGCGTTGTTTCCGGTACCTGCGCCACGCTTACCCCTACCATCGAACCGGGTGGAAACTGTACTGTTCTGGCCTCGTTTGTCCCTGTGGTAGCGGGTACGATGAGCGCGACAATCGATATTGCGACTGACGACCTTGCCACTCCGCAGGTAAGTGTCTCGCTTTCCGGCACCGGAGTTCTGCAATATTATGCCCTGAACGTGCATCTCCTGGGTGATGGCAGTGGGGTGGTCCATTCTCAGCCTCTGCCGGATCTGTCCTGTTCCTCCGGCATCTGCAGCCGGCCGTATGCCTTTGGTACGGTAGTTTCGTTAACCGCCCAGCCGGATCTGTCGTCTCTCTTTGCCGGCTGGAACGGGTGCGACAATGTATCCGGTACCGTTTGTACGGTGTCTCTGAACAGAGCCCGCGACGTCAGCGTTTCCTTCAATCGTGACATGTCGCTGGCAAACTACCTCTGGATGAAGGCCGGACCCAACGCCGGCACCATTTCTACGCTGGCCATCTCGCCGGTATTTGCCGCGGACAGGACCATTTTTGCCGGTACTCCGGGCGGGGTGTTCAGGTCAACCTCTGCCGGTGCGTCATGGACTTCCGTGAACAATGGCCTGGCGAGTCTTTCGATTCGGCATGTTGCCGTATCTCCGGGATTCGCCGTTGACGGAACGGTCTATGCTGCCACTGCCTCAGGGCTGTTTGTGAGTCAGGACGACGGTTCGGTATGGTCTCCGGTCGGGAATGGGATCACATCCCTGGATGTGACTGCGGTAGCCCTGTCTCCGGGGTTTCTCGCGGATCAGACCCTCTATGCCGGCACGCCTGCGGGGATTTTCCGTTCAACTGACGGCGGGAGATCATGGAGCCCGGTAACCGCGGGGGTTGCTACTCCTTCTATCCGCGCCATTGCCCTTTCTCCTGCCTATGTAGACGACGGGACCCTGGTGGTTGCCACAACTGCTGGCGTCTACCTGTCCAGCAACCGTGGCGAGACCTGGGCGCTCGTGGGGAACGGACTTGCTTCCAGTGACGTGCTCGCGGTTGCCGTGTCACCTGCTTATGTCTCGGATGCAACCGTCTATGCAGGCACGGCTCTGGGAGGGGTCTATCGGTTTGACCCGCCAAGCGGAGAGTGGATTGTCCTCGGACCGGGGACGCTGCCGTCACGTATCATGGCCCTCGCGATTTCCCCGGGATTTGCTACGGATCAAACCGTGTATGCAGGGACAGAAAGCGGTGTCTACCGGACAACCGATGCCGGTTCGAGCTGGACAGAGCATGGACTCCTCAACTGGGGCAGTCGGTCTGTTGCGGCGCTGGCTGTGTCGCCCGGTTTTGCCACAGACCAGATGGTCTATGCCGGTACCTCGGGGAGCGGTATCCTCCTCTCCAATGATGCCGGATCGTTCTGGTTTGTGCAAAATACAGGGATGGTCGCCTCGCAGGTTAAAGCGGTCGCATATTCACCGGCGTACGACAGCGATCAGACGGCATTTGCCGCGGTCACGGGCGGGGTCTATCGCACCACGAACAGGGGAGCCACCTGGCTGGTGAGCGTAACGGGCATCGACGACATGAATCTTGATACCGTTGCCGTATCGCCGTTGTATGCCTCGGACAGCACCGTCTTTGCCGGCGGATCGGGAGGGGTCTACCGCTCCGTAAATGGCGGTGTTTCATGGTCTCTGGTCAAGGGGGGGATCGCCGTGCGCTCACTGGCCCTGTCACCAGCCTACGGAAGCGATAGAATCATCTATGCCGGTACGGCTGGCTCGGGCATCTTCAGGTCCAGTAACGGTGGAGATTCGTGGGACATGGTGAACGATGGCCTGGGGAGCCAGGAGATATCAACCGTAACCTTTTCTCCTGCCTATTCGACGGATGGTACCGTCTTTGCCGCAACTGGCTCTGGTGTCTATCGCCTTGCAAACGGCAGCGGTTGGGAGCCACTCAGTGCTGGCAAGGTTCCTGGCGGCGACAGCCAGATCCGCTGCCTGGTGGTTTCTCCGGATTATCAGCACGACACGACACTCTACGCCGGCACGGCAGAATATGGCATCCTCTTCACGTCCGATGGCGGGTTGACCTGGACCCCAGTCAGCAGCGGACTCACGAACCTTGATGTGCAGTCGCTCGCCATAAGCAGGTCCTTTGCCACCGATCGGGTACTCTTTGCCGCCACTGCAGGCGGTGTCTTCAGGACGACCACTGCCGGCACCGTCTGGGTGCCATACTCCAACGGCCTGGACAATCCGGATATCAGTGCCATTGCCGTTTCACCCGTCTATGTTAACGATCAGCAGGTCTTTGCCGGCAGCAACGGGAGCGGGATTTCCCGACTGGTCATTTCAGAGCCGGAAATTGCCGTAAACCCCACGTCAGTGCAGTTTGGCACTATTGCACTGCCCGGAGCTTCGACTGTACAGTCCATCAACCTCGCCAATACCGGTGTGGTCGATCTGGCGATCAGCGCGATTTCGCTTTCCGGAGCGGATTCGACACAGTTTGCGCTCAGCCTGGGCAGCTGTCCTTCCTTTTCGCCGACCCTGACGCCGGGTACCAGCTGCACGGTCAATCTTTCATTCGTCCCGTCGGCAATCGGCAGCAAAATGGCGGAGCTGCTCATCGCATCCGATGCCAAGGCTTCTCCGCTGAAAAGCGTGATTTTGAGCGGGACCGCCATTGATCCTCCCCCGATCGGCACGATTCAGATCAATGCCGGCGCCTCGGTGACGGTTTCTCCGGAGGTTGTCCTGGCACTGAACGCCTTTGACACGTACGGCACGGTTGTCGAGATGCGATTCAGCAATAACGGGCTCACCTGGAGCGACTGGCAGCTCTATGGCTCTTCGGCAGACTGGACCCTTTCGCTTCTGGGGGGTGACGGCAGCAAGACGGTATTCGTCCAATACCGGGACAATGCCGCTAACGTGTCGCAGAGTTCGCAGGCAAGCATAATCCTTGAATCCACGGCTCCGATTGCCATAATCACTGCCATGCCGGCTCCCTATTACAATGCTGCGGCAGGCTTCTTCGAGTTTGATGCCAATGAGCCGGCAACATTCAGCTGCCAGATCGATGAAGAACCGTGGACGAGTTGCACAAGCCCCTTTGTCTTTAGCGGCCGTCCGGATGGCGCTCACAGCTTCGGCGTGCGTGCCATCGATACGGTTGGCAATCTGGGGATGACAGCCAGCTATTCGTGGATAATCGACACGATCACGCCGGATACCGCCATCGATGCGACTCCTCCGGCACTTTCCAGGTCGAGCAGTGCCGGCTTCGTCTTCAGCTCATCCGAGTCCGGAGCGACCTTCCAATGCAAGCTGGATACCGGGACATGGGCAGCCTGCCTGAATCCATATACCCTGACCGGCCTCCCCGCCGGCAGCCATAGCATTGCCGTCCGCGCACAGGATCTTTCCGGCAATCTCGATGCCACCCCGGCATCCTACAGTTGGTCGATCGACCTGACCCCACCGACGACAACCCTGACCGGAAGGCCTGCCAACCCCACGAACCTGGCGTCTGGCAGCTTCACCTTCTCTGCTGATGAGCCGGACACCTCCTTTGCCTGCAGCCTGGATGGGGCTGCCTGGACACCCTGTACCAGCCCGTTCTCCGTCACCGGCCTGGCTGAAGGGAGCCATCTCTTCAGTATCCGTGCAACGGATCTTGCCGGGAACATCGAGACAGCGCCTCTTTCCTACTCCTGGTCAGTGGATCTTACCCCGCCAATCTCTTCCATTAGCGGAAAACCGGCAAACCCGAGCCCTCTGTCGAATGCAACTTTTACCTTCGGCGCCAATGAGACGGGTGCAACATTCGAGTGCAGCCTGGATGGCGGCGCCTGGGCTCTTTGCACGAGCCCGACGTCATACCCGGCACTTGCCGACGTCGCTCATACCTTTAGCGTGCGTGCCCACGACCCGGCCGGAAACTCCGAGATAACGCCACCTGCCTACTCCTGGTCCATTGACACGGTCCCACCCGACACGTCCATCACTGCCAAGCCGTCAAACCCGGCGAACTCGGTCAGTGCCACCTTCTCCTTTACGGCAACGGAAGCCGGCGGGACCTTCCAGTGCAGCATCGACAGCGGCGGATGGTTAAATTGCGCCAGCCCGTTTACCGTGAACGGACTTGCCAATGGAAGTCATACCTTCAGCGTCAGGGGAGCGGACGTGGCGGGCAATGTCGATGCCACCCCGGCGAGCTACACCTGGAGCGTGGATGCAACAGTCAGTCAGAGTGTGGTGGTGCAACAGACAGGTGGCTATTTCACCAGCATCTCTACCGCTCTGGGGGGGGTGCCGGCAGGTTCCGCAACGGTTCTCGTTCAGTCCGTCGATTTCGTGGAAGATGTGATTGTGAACCGCTGCGGCGAGACGATTACCCTGAGAGGGGGTTATCTATCTGATTTTTCGGCACAGACGGGGATGACCACCCTCTACGGTTCAATGAATGTTGCGTGCGGGACACTCATTGTCGATGGTTTCGTCATCAGGTAG
- a CDS encoding flagellar basal body rod protein: MTDATSIASSALDAYTTKIEVTAHNVANTNTENFKPTRVTLQETQSGGVSAAVRPTDDQVDISREAVEMLSTVNGYKANLQAIKTDTEMAQSMLDIIS; encoded by the coding sequence ATGACCGATGCAACCAGTATTGCATCCAGTGCGCTTGATGCCTACACCACAAAGATCGAGGTAACAGCACACAACGTAGCCAACACGAATACCGAGAATTTTAAGCCGACGCGGGTAACTTTACAGGAGACACAATCAGGAGGGGTCAGTGCTGCTGTCAGACCCACCGATGACCAGGTGGACATCTCCCGGGAAGCGGTAGAGATGCTTTCCACGGTCAACGGCTACAAGGCCAACCTGCAGGCCATCAAAACCGACACGGAAATGGCACAGAGCATGCTGGACATCATTTCCTGA
- the rimP gene encoding ribosome maturation factor RimP: MAQMTVAERVTALAEPLLASLGLELVELEYKRFGRSMVLRLFIDRPGGVTLDDCASVSRELSQVLDVEDFIREFYTLEVSSPGLDRPLKKESDYLRYTGRLVKLRTFELLPDDAGNMRKTFVGTLLGLDDGMVRLTLQEGQSASLPLGKIAKANLEFEI, translated from the coding sequence ATGGCTCAGATGACAGTTGCAGAGAGGGTGACCGCCCTTGCGGAACCGCTCCTAGCCTCGCTTGGGCTGGAGCTGGTTGAGTTGGAGTACAAGCGTTTCGGTCGTTCGATGGTGCTCAGGCTTTTCATCGACAGGCCCGGCGGCGTGACGCTTGACGACTGTGCATCAGTGAGCCGCGAATTGTCGCAGGTTCTCGATGTGGAAGATTTCATCCGTGAGTTTTACACGCTCGAGGTTTCATCCCCCGGTCTTGACCGGCCGCTGAAGAAGGAATCGGACTATCTGCGCTACACCGGCCGTTTGGTAAAGCTGAGGACCTTCGAGCTCCTGCCGGATGATGCCGGCAACATGCGAAAGACCTTTGTCGGGACCTTGCTCGGTCTAGACGATGGTATGGTAAGGCTTACATTGCAGGAAGGTCAGTCGGCATCTCTGCCGCTCGGAAAGATTGCCAAGGCCAACCTGGAATTCGAAATATAA
- the bioD gene encoding dethiobiotin synthase: MPEKGIFITGTDTGVGKTIAAAALARILMLRGINVGIMKPVTSGCSSRDGRLVSDDAELLVWAAGASSVTPDNAPYLFADPIAPSEAASHEGVRIEFSRIREAYERLARQHDFVIVEGAGGLMVPLAGGLLIADLINDLQLPTLVVTRPNLGTINHTLLTTYAAKQMGIAVAGIIINNYPAQPDKVESYAPHLLGSLASAPILGVFPKVDADEPKRLVELLVEQLIPHLLTPFLLKELGFE, from the coding sequence ATGCCTGAAAAGGGGATCTTCATAACCGGAACCGACACCGGCGTGGGAAAGACCATAGCCGCAGCTGCGCTGGCGAGAATCCTCATGCTGCGTGGCATCAATGTGGGAATCATGAAACCGGTAACCAGCGGCTGCAGCAGCCGGGATGGCCGACTCGTCTCTGACGACGCCGAACTCCTTGTCTGGGCAGCCGGTGCGTCGTCGGTGACCCCGGATAACGCACCCTATCTCTTTGCCGACCCCATTGCCCCATCGGAAGCTGCTTCCCATGAAGGCGTGCGCATCGAATTCAGCCGGATCAGGGAGGCCTACGAGCGGCTGGCCCGACAACACGATTTCGTCATCGTCGAAGGCGCCGGGGGGCTGATGGTCCCTCTGGCCGGCGGCCTTCTGATCGCAGACCTCATCAACGACCTGCAGCTGCCGACGCTGGTGGTGACCCGCCCGAATCTCGGCACCATCAACCATACCCTGCTGACCACCTATGCGGCAAAACAGATGGGGATAGCCGTTGCCGGCATCATCATCAACAACTACCCCGCTCAGCCGGACAAAGTCGAATCGTACGCCCCTCACCTCCTGGGATCGCTTGCCAGCGCCCCCATCCTCGGCGTATTCCCCAAAGTAGATGCGGACGAGCCCAAAAGGCTTGTCGAACTGCTGGTGGAGCAGCTCATCCCCCACCTGCTCACCCCATTTCTTCTCAAGGAGCTCGGCTTTGAGTAA